Proteins encoded within one genomic window of Methanothrix harundinacea 6Ac:
- the carB gene encoding carbamoyl-phosphate synthase large subunit, translating to MPKREDIKKIMIIGSGPIVIGQACEFDYSGTQACKALRELGYKIVLVNSNPATIMTDPGMADVTYIEPLNLERMTQIIEKERPDALLPNLGGQSGLNLSSELAKAGVLERYGVRVIGVETDAIERGEDRIIFKETMERLGIDMPKSTAVYSVEDAEKVAADLGYPVVVRPAYTMGGTGGGLVYNVEELRTVASRGIAASLIGQVLIEESVLGWEELELEVVRDAKNQMITVCFIENVDPMGVHTGDSYCTAPMLTISNELQARLQDYSYRIVEAIAVIGGTNVQFAHDPKTDRVVVIEINPRTSRSSALASKATGFPIALVSAKLACGLTLDEIPYWREGTLERYTPSGDYVVVKFARWAFEKFKGAEDRLGTQMKAVGEAMAIGKTYKEALQKAIRSLEIGRHGLGFAKDFHQRSLPELLDMLKWPSSERQFIIYEALRKGASVQEISDLTRIKPWFLQQMKELVELEEEILSFRARTGEGVAEADLLSTIPDALLRRAKEDGFSDKYLSKLLSISEREIRTRRKALGIVQGWEPVPVSGVEDAAYYYSTYHRTDAPKRSDRRKVMVLGGGPNRIGQGIEFDYCCVHAAFALRDMGYETIMVNCNPETVSTDYDTSDKLYFEPLTVEDVISIYERERPEGMIVQFGGQTPLNIARELEEAGARVIGTSVDTIDLAEDRDRFRMMMEKMEIPMPESGMASNLDEALEVAARIGYPLMVRPSYVLGGRGMEVIYDEEMLERYVAAAVDVTPERPILIDRFLENALEAEADALSDGTSTFVPAVMEHIEQAGVHSGDSACVIPPVTIPKRQIETIKEYTCKIAKELGVVGLMNMQYAIAKDVVYVLEANPRASRTVPLVSKVCNVSMARIATELMMGRGLAEIGLQERGVPHFGVKEAVFPFNMFPEVDPLLGPEMRSTGEVLGMADSFGMAFYKAEEAARQTLPQEGTVLITVASKDRPKVLEAAKEFSRMGFAIRATRGTQEYLAENGIESELILKLTEGRPNIDDAIKNGEIQLVINTPIGKASQYDDSYIRKAAIKYKLPYITTPAAASAAAKGIAALRRGRSGVKALQEYHADIKG from the coding sequence GTGCCAAAGCGAGAAGACATCAAGAAGATCATGATCATCGGGTCGGGGCCCATCGTCATCGGCCAGGCCTGCGAATTTGACTACTCCGGAACCCAGGCCTGCAAGGCCCTCCGGGAGCTGGGCTACAAGATCGTCCTCGTGAACTCCAACCCCGCGACGATAATGACCGATCCGGGGATGGCGGACGTCACCTACATCGAGCCCCTCAACCTCGAGAGGATGACCCAGATCATCGAGAAGGAGAGGCCCGACGCCCTCCTCCCGAACCTGGGGGGCCAGTCCGGCCTCAACCTCAGCTCGGAGCTGGCGAAGGCCGGGGTACTGGAGAGGTACGGCGTCCGGGTGATCGGGGTCGAGACCGACGCCATCGAGCGGGGCGAGGACCGGATCATCTTCAAGGAGACGATGGAGCGGCTCGGGATCGATATGCCGAAGAGCACCGCCGTCTACTCCGTCGAGGACGCGGAGAAGGTGGCGGCCGATCTGGGTTACCCCGTAGTCGTCAGGCCCGCCTACACCATGGGGGGGACCGGCGGCGGCCTCGTCTACAACGTCGAGGAGCTCAGGACGGTGGCGAGCCGCGGCATCGCCGCCAGCCTCATCGGCCAGGTCCTCATCGAGGAGTCGGTCCTCGGCTGGGAGGAGCTGGAGCTGGAGGTGGTGAGGGACGCGAAGAACCAGATGATCACCGTCTGCTTCATCGAGAACGTCGACCCCATGGGGGTCCACACCGGCGACTCCTACTGCACCGCCCCCATGCTGACGATCTCGAATGAGCTCCAGGCGAGGCTCCAGGACTACTCATACCGGATCGTCGAGGCGATCGCCGTCATCGGCGGGACGAACGTCCAGTTCGCCCACGACCCCAAGACCGACCGGGTCGTCGTCATCGAGATCAACCCGAGGACGAGCCGCTCCTCCGCCCTCGCCTCCAAGGCCACCGGCTTTCCCATCGCCCTCGTCTCGGCGAAGCTCGCCTGCGGCCTGACCCTGGACGAGATCCCCTACTGGCGTGAGGGGACCCTGGAGAGGTACACCCCTTCCGGCGACTACGTGGTGGTGAAGTTCGCCCGCTGGGCCTTCGAGAAGTTCAAGGGGGCCGAGGACCGCCTCGGGACCCAGATGAAGGCCGTCGGCGAGGCGATGGCCATCGGCAAGACCTACAAGGAGGCGCTCCAGAAGGCGATCAGGTCCCTGGAGATCGGCCGCCACGGCCTCGGCTTCGCCAAGGACTTCCACCAGAGGTCCCTCCCCGAGCTTTTGGATATGCTGAAGTGGCCTTCCAGCGAGCGGCAGTTCATCATCTACGAGGCCCTCCGGAAGGGGGCCTCCGTCCAGGAGATCAGCGACCTCACCAGGATCAAGCCCTGGTTCCTCCAGCAGATGAAGGAGCTGGTGGAGCTGGAGGAGGAGATCCTGAGCTTCAGGGCCAGGACCGGAGAAGGGGTGGCGGAGGCCGACCTCCTCTCGACGATCCCCGACGCCCTCCTCCGCCGGGCGAAGGAGGACGGCTTCTCCGACAAGTACCTCTCAAAGCTCCTCTCCATCTCCGAGAGGGAGATCAGGACTCGGAGGAAGGCCCTGGGGATCGTCCAGGGGTGGGAGCCCGTCCCCGTCAGCGGGGTCGAGGACGCCGCCTACTACTACTCCACCTACCACCGAACCGACGCCCCGAAGAGGAGCGACCGGAGGAAGGTGATGGTCCTCGGCGGCGGCCCCAACCGGATCGGCCAGGGGATCGAGTTCGACTACTGCTGCGTCCACGCCGCCTTCGCCCTCCGGGATATGGGGTATGAGACGATCATGGTCAACTGCAACCCCGAGACCGTCTCCACCGACTACGACACCTCCGACAAGCTCTACTTCGAGCCCCTCACCGTCGAGGACGTCATCAGCATCTACGAGCGAGAGCGGCCCGAGGGGATGATAGTCCAGTTCGGCGGCCAGACCCCCTTAAACATCGCACGGGAGCTGGAGGAGGCGGGGGCGAGGGTCATAGGGACCTCCGTCGACACCATCGACCTCGCCGAGGACCGGGATAGGTTCAGGATGATGATGGAGAAGATGGAGATCCCCATGCCCGAGTCGGGGATGGCGAGCAACCTCGATGAAGCCCTGGAGGTGGCGGCCCGGATCGGCTACCCCCTGATGGTCCGGCCATCCTACGTCCTCGGCGGCCGGGGGATGGAGGTGATCTACGACGAGGAGATGTTGGAGAGGTACGTGGCGGCCGCCGTCGACGTGACCCCGGAGCGGCCGATCCTCATCGACCGATTCCTGGAGAACGCCCTGGAGGCGGAGGCCGACGCCCTATCCGACGGCACCTCCACCTTCGTCCCGGCGGTGATGGAGCACATCGAGCAGGCGGGGGTCCACTCCGGCGACTCCGCCTGTGTGATACCCCCGGTGACGATCCCCAAAAGGCAGATCGAGACGATCAAAGAGTACACCTGCAAGATCGCAAAAGAGCTCGGCGTCGTCGGCCTGATGAACATGCAGTACGCCATCGCTAAAGACGTCGTCTACGTCCTGGAGGCGAACCCCCGGGCCTCCCGGACCGTCCCCCTCGTCTCCAAGGTCTGCAACGTCTCCATGGCCCGGATCGCCACGGAGCTGATGATGGGGAGGGGGCTCGCCGAGATCGGCCTCCAGGAGAGGGGGGTCCCCCACTTCGGCGTCAAGGAGGCGGTCTTCCCCTTCAACATGTTCCCGGAGGTGGACCCCCTCCTGGGGCCTGAGATGAGGTCGACGGGCGAGGTCCTCGGCATGGCCGACTCCTTCGGGATGGCCTTCTACAAGGCGGAGGAGGCGGCGAGGCAGACCCTCCCCCAGGAGGGGACGGTCCTGATCACCGTCGCCTCCAAGGACAGGCCGAAGGTCCTGGAGGCGGCGAAGGAGTTCTCCCGGATGGGCTTTGCCATCCGGGCGACCCGGGGTACCCAGGAGTACCTGGCCGAGAACGGGATAGAGTCGGAGCTGATCCTGAAGCTCACCGAGGGGAGGCCGAACATCGACGACGCCATCAAGAACGGCGAGATCCAGCTCGTCATCAACACCCCCATCGGGAAGGCGAGCCAGTACGACGATTCTTACATAAGAAAGGCGGCGATCAAGTACAAGCTCCCCTACATCACCACCCCCGCCGCCGCCTCGGCGGCCGCCAAGGGGATCGCCGCCTTGAGGAGGGGGAGGTCCGGGGTCAAGGCCCTCCAGGAGTACCACGCCGACATCAAGGGCTGA
- a CDS encoding lysylphosphatidylglycerol synthase transmembrane domain-containing protein, whose translation MVQDLELPAINARRSTALVVLGLFGYFAYLSHLGLGEVSASLVQVNLAVFGLAFLLSLLDVVFNALSWKTLVRELDHQISLLDVFLIYMSSIFLNNLIPSGSVSGETARLYFLSKIAGNARLDSSTASVAATRIITAIPFVLGMSAGLAYLVLWYEVPSWALTTCFSMIFLMVSVGALFVGVCFSESWLSGAVNVVIDQVESLFKRSVNRSFYSSITRSFQQSMLLLLRNKNRPLVISSFWAFSGWLSLNLVAFATFRSLGVEVPIFAIFAVYSVIMVFQNLPLILPGGVGIVEILMTALFTAVGVSLHDAAAVTILARVAQLWFHTVLGGICTVYLLRKVEDLEKRRGSARVQAPGP comes from the coding sequence GTGGTCCAAGACTTAGAGCTTCCTGCGATAAATGCGAGAAGATCGACAGCTCTCGTCGTCCTGGGGCTCTTCGGATACTTCGCGTACCTCAGCCACCTGGGGCTCGGAGAGGTCTCGGCAAGCCTTGTGCAGGTGAACCTGGCGGTCTTCGGCCTCGCGTTCCTTTTATCCCTGTTGGACGTCGTCTTCAACGCCCTCTCCTGGAAGACCCTGGTCAGGGAGCTGGACCATCAGATCTCTCTTTTGGACGTCTTCCTCATCTACATGTCCAGCATATTCCTCAACAACCTGATCCCCTCCGGGAGCGTATCGGGGGAGACCGCCCGCCTCTACTTCCTCTCCAAGATCGCCGGAAACGCGAGGCTCGACTCCAGCACCGCGAGCGTCGCCGCCACCCGGATCATCACCGCGATCCCCTTCGTCCTGGGGATGTCCGCGGGGCTCGCCTACCTCGTCCTCTGGTATGAGGTCCCCTCCTGGGCCCTCACCACCTGCTTCTCGATGATATTTCTGATGGTATCCGTCGGCGCCCTCTTCGTCGGGGTCTGCTTCTCGGAGAGCTGGCTATCGGGGGCGGTGAACGTCGTCATCGACCAGGTCGAGTCGCTCTTCAAAAGAAGCGTCAACAGGAGCTTCTACTCCTCCATCACCCGCTCCTTTCAGCAGAGCATGCTCCTCCTCCTCCGAAATAAGAACAGGCCCCTCGTCATCAGCTCCTTCTGGGCCTTCTCCGGCTGGCTATCCCTCAACCTCGTCGCCTTCGCCACCTTCAGGTCCCTGGGGGTGGAGGTCCCCATCTTCGCCATCTTTGCGGTCTACTCGGTGATCATGGTCTTCCAGAACCTCCCGCTCATTCTGCCAGGAGGCGTCGGGATCGTCGAGATCCTCATGACCGCCCTCTTCACCGCCGTGGGGGTATCGCTCCACGATGCAGCGGCGGTCACGATCCTGGCGAGGGTCGCCCAGCTCTGGTTCCACACCGTCCTGGGGGGTATATGCACCGTTTACCTCCTGAGGAAGGTCGAAGATCTGGAGAAGAGGCGGGGGTCGGCGAGAGTCCAGGCTCCGGGTCCCTGA